The following are from one region of the Plutella xylostella chromosome 21, ilPluXylo3.1, whole genome shotgun sequence genome:
- the LOC125490192 gene encoding uncharacterized protein LOC125490192 — protein sequence MVLLSPSINGLTRLLAVCESYAETHGLRYNTKKSELLVFQAPNIKKRLVPSVYLGGVELNRVTEFKYLGHVVTETLVDDLDMERERRALAVSLWVNYTRRAYSALRVQYNNALRIVLGLPRFCSASVTLDNIVG from the exons ATGGTGCTGCTGAGCCCATCGATCAACGGTCTCACGAGGCTTCTGGCAGTCTGCGAGTCGTATGCGGAAACACACGGACTTAGGTACAATACTAAAAAAAGTGAACTGTTAGTCTTTCAGGctccaaatataaaaaagagaCTGGTTCCTTCAGTCTACTTAGGAGGAGTAGAGTTAAACAGAGTCACCGAGTTCAAGTACCTGGGTCACGTGGTCACGGAGACGCTCGTAGACGACCTGGACATGGAGCGGGAGCGCAGGGCGCTGGCGGTCAG CCTGTGGGTCAACTACACGCGCCGGGCCTACAGCGCGCTGCGCGTCCAGTACAATAACGCACTGAGGATCGTGTTGGGGCTGCCGAGATTCTGCTCCGCATCAG